One stretch of Crassostrea angulata isolate pt1a10 unplaced genomic scaffold, ASM2561291v2 HiC_scaffold_141, whole genome shotgun sequence DNA includes these proteins:
- the LOC128169490 gene encoding uncharacterized protein LOC128169490, whose translation MYPCRSSPSRSYGDFEEEWIKLGEESYVGIFESGNSPDDPYEPKVKTGVKRKISESEDSLILTRRKMSKTTEENDDVFPFKNQEIEKEDIVLTKFRRDNPTKYKALEGRFLGNSPASPISIASSPPASPKNCNMPSNPPLPIYSPSSPSDVSSNTALQISVPELNSISNLPTPDHNLTPSRNTTVPQTTPAQTSGQYPLKAELSALCELVDSVRVDLLQTSMIVNYIQAYN comes from the exons ATGTACCCATGTAGATCTTCCCCCTCAAGATCTTATGGCGATTTTGAGGAAGAATGGATCAAACTAGGAGAGGAGTCGTATGTAGGGATCTTTGAGTCAGG AAATTCTCCAGATGACCCTTACGAGCCCAAAGTTAAAACTGGAGTAAAAAGGAAAATAAGTGAGTCTGAAGACTCGCTTATTCTGACCCggag AAAAATGAGCAAAACCACAGAAGAAAATGACGATGTGTTCCCTTTTAAAAACCAAGAAATTGAGAAAGAAGACATCGTTTTAACGAAATTTAG GAGGGACAACCCAACAAAATATAAAGCCTTGGAAGGCAGATTTTTGGGAAATAGCCCCGCATCTCCCATCTCTATTGCTTCCAGCCCCCCTGCATCGCCCAAAAACTGCAACATGCCATCCAACCCACCCTTGCCAATCTATAGCCCATCATCGCCCAGCGACGTGTCATCCAACACTGCATTGCAAATCAGCGTACCAGAATTGAACTCGATCTCTAACCTTCCAACACCTGATCACAACTTAACACCATCCAGAAATACAACAGTGCCCCAAACAACTCCCGCGCAAACCTCTGGGCAGTATCCACTCAAGGCGGAGCTAAGCGCTCTCTGCGAACTCGTGGATTCAGTTCGTGTGGACCTTTTACAAACCTCGATGATTGTTAACTACATTCAGGCttataattaa